Within the Pseudomonas chlororaphis subsp. aurantiaca genome, the region CTACAGAGGAACGCCTTCATCTGTAGGAGCGAGGCTTGCCCGCGAAGCTTTTAGGTTCTTTCGAAAACTTCGAAACAGTACGCAGGTTTGTCACCTTCAGCGGGATTCGGCGTAAAGGAGGTTCGCTCCCAATCGTATGGGCCAAACTCCGGGAACCACGCATCGCCTTCAGGGCGTAAAGCGACTCTAGTTAAATACAAGCGATCAGCATGCGGTAACGCCAGCTCATACAACTGCGCGCCCCCAATCAGCATTAGCTCCTCCACGCCTTGCTTCAAAGCCCACTCCTCTGCACGAGTCACAGCTGCCTCAAGCGACGGATAAACCTCCGCGCCTTCCAACTGCAAACCATCCTGACGGCTGACGACAATGTTCAAACGCCCAGGTAGCGGACGACCGAGGGAGTCCCAAGTTTTACGCCCCATAATGATCGGTTTGCCGAGGGTCGTAGCCTTGAAATATTTGAAGTCGCCCGGCAAGTGCCAAGGCATGCTGTTGTTCACGCCAATCACTCGGTTTTCACCAAGAGCTGCGATCAGACATAAAGGAAGTGTTTTGTTCATTCGAGTGAGGATACCAGAGGCTGACCATCCCGCAACTTACCCCGACCAGCGCCACAGCAGTTATGCTCTGCGCTCCATTGAGCAACGGAATAACGCGTGACAGCACTGACCC harbors:
- a CDS encoding dihydrofolate reductase produces the protein MNKTLPLCLIAALGENRVIGVNNSMPWHLPGDFKYFKATTLGKPIIMGRKTWDSLGRPLPGRLNIVVSRQDGLQLEGAEVYPSLEAAVTRAEEWALKQGVEELMLIGGAQLYELALPHADRLYLTRVALRPEGDAWFPEFGPYDWERTSFTPNPAEGDKPAYCFEVFERT